Below is a window of Cygnus atratus isolate AKBS03 ecotype Queensland, Australia chromosome 3, CAtr_DNAZoo_HiC_assembly, whole genome shotgun sequence DNA.
AAATAAAGATAACATCATGCCCCAGTGATGTACATTTTTCCAGTGCAGAGCGGAAAAGCAAGCCAAAATGTGAGAAACCAAGTTTAGGCAATGCAAAATAACAGTACAGAGGCAGCTCTCCTTATCTGCTAAAACTAGGGAAGTGAGTCTACACATCTTCCTGCCTCCAGAGGAGGAACCAGTGCTTTGTGCATTCGTATAACTGTCAAATGAAGGAAGTATTGTTGCCTCGAGTGCCATGAGCATGGTGCAGGGAGTACAATTACAGGTTACGTGACCAGCACCAAAAAGTGCAGCCTAAAAATAAGGTGTGTTCAGTGGCCGCATCGGTCCACGTTCAGATTGGTTTTGTGAGGTGGATACATGtaattttgctcattttcagcCTAGTTCAGCTCCAGCAGGAATTGTTACACTAGTTTTACCATTGTAAAGGCAGAGAACTGAACCTGCGCTGTAGGAacatccccttccctctcctcagcaGCTAAATTTTGGCCAGAGTTGAGGGGCCACCAGCAGTGCAGGGGAGATGGAGAGTCAGGAAACCTCCCTGTCCCGGCAGCCCCTACATGCACCCTCCCAGGTACTGCTGCTCCCACAGAGATCTTCTACTGTGCGATCTGTAACAGAGGCAGTACGTGGAATTACGTGTACTCAtgtaaagagagaaataattaaCAAGAAAATCAGTAGATGAGTGTCTGAAGAACATCTTATGCACCAAAAATAATTCCAGTGGCtggtggaaagcagaaaaaaaaaagaaaacagaaattgtaaagtatcaatattttattgttttatatatatatttaattcttaaatgagacagtactttttaaaacagcagcaagcagaacGTACAAGTTGAGAAAAGTGGCAGCGCAGGTAACTCTGTTTGGCTAATGCCCGTTCATGTACAAGGCGTACATTGGATTTTTTGAGcaccttttgtgtttttatttttttttcttggtttaagTGTACAGTAAGGCAGTGGTTTTTCAataaggaatatatatatatatatttatatttatatatatttgcaatCATCACCGTGAAGTTTTATTACATGCAAggtaaataaaatgtacaacTTGAAAATGTTACAGCGGTAgacattttttcccaaagcaaagcTTCTGATAAAAGGCAACTACGGACACCACAAAGTTAAAAAACCAGAGAGAAGGCTTCAGAAACCGAACAGCAGGCGCTACTGACATGACAGCTTGAGCAGGGAAGGTGAGGATTCCAGTGAAGATTTCTCCCGCTgcggggaaggggagaaggaacGGATGGTTATCGACAGGTGCCTCCCTCGAGAAGACTCACTCCAACCTGAGCAGCTCCACGTCGAAGAGGAGGGTGGCGTTGGGAGGGATGACCCCCGGGTGCCCCGTGGCTCCGTAGGCCATCTCAGGTGTGCAGGTCAGCTTTGCTCTTTGTCCTAAGCTCATCTGGTTTTTGggttttgagaggaaaaaagataaaacacaatattaggaggaaaagaacaaatcGCTGCATGGCAGATTTACAGAATCGAGGCCAGTTAGGACCATGGGATTCATCTTTCAGCTCTTGTAGAAAGCTCAAGCTGCCACAGCTCAGGTCTCCTAACTCCTCCGGCTTCTCACTGCCGTTATTTAAATCACCAGAGCCACACTGAGAGTAACAGGAAGGCTTTTCAAGGCACGCTTTGCTCCACTCGGCTTACCCCGGAGGCAGCTGCATGAGGTGTGGGTTCTGCTGAGGGGTGCGGGATCCCTGTAACACCATCAGCAGGCGTTATGGAAAAGGCTCCCAGTAGCAGGTACAGTCAGAGCTCTGTATTCATGAGAAATCAGAGCAGGAACACAGGTGGGAAGTGACAATCATTGCTTCATTTGGACGCAGTGAAGAAGCAAcgtttttccttcttcagccaTCAGCAGGGATGACTTCAAAACTACTGCCCCAACGCTAATGCTGTAAGCGTCCAACTTCCCACTGCTGGGCAGATGCAAAGTAAACACTGATGCAATCCTACTTAAAAGAGGTTTCCCTAGGCTCAAATACAAGGCAGACACCTCACCTCAGGTGCTGCTTATTCCACAAGAGAGTCCTGGTCCCTGGGACGGACAGAAATGTCCATTTCTCTCACCCCAGATTAGTTCTAGAGGTAAAAGTACTCACCAATATTTGGGGTATAAAGAGTCAAAACCCTGTTCTTCCAACAAACTATTTGAGGCTAGAGTGCTCCCAAAATAAGACTCGTGCACTGACCAAGAAATGATCCCTGATTTGATCCAGTGATTTTAACTCAGCCTTCTCTCCTGAGACTGGACTGGACTATGGATTATGCAATTTCTCCtgttgaatttcttttcagtttctataAAATACGCCAAAGCTATAGCTCTGATCACTCTGGGTAGAAGAATGTGAATATGGCTCCCTCACATCCAGGGAGCATTCACAGCAGAGGACTGAGGGTGTAAGAGCAGATGAGCTCCCTAAATCCAAATCTAAATGCTAGACAAAGTGAGCTGCCTTTTCCCAAGTGCCTTGTGTCAGTCACAGTCCCCAAACCCTCCAGGAGACAGCCACAGGCTTAACCTCGGTGAGTGATCCGCtaggaggagcaggagggcagcatgTGGCTACCCCGACTGCTGGCCAGGCTTCAGGCCACCCTAACGAAGAGCCACAAGGCGGTGAGTGAGAGTTAAGGGAGGGATAAAACTGATTCGCCCTGAGCTTGCTGCCAGAGCTTTATCTGCACTGCTTCTGACTGGGATAAAACTAACCCCTCTGAACCTAAGTTTCTCATTTTgcattctttccttctctttagtTAAGCATAAAGAAATATTCCTGTTAATAATATTTGAGCAATTTCCTCCTACTTTGAGCTCCAGGACCCAGAAATAGGGAATAACAAGGAATTTTACGCCCTGATCTCACTCACTCTTGCACTTGAGAGCCCCGATGGCACTCCTCACACAGTGGGACCTCACAGTGTTGCAGACAAAATGCCACAGAGATGGCAATGAACTGCCTTGTGTGGCTCCTTCCAGGTTTTACCGTGTTGGCACTCAAGCTGTAATTAACGGAGGgcagttttctgtttcctggcTGAGGGGTGCTCACTGAATGTGAAGTTCTGTAGCTGGGAGCCCGAAGTCATAAAAGCGTAACGGTGCAGTTTGGTACCCTGTTCAGTAAGGGTCAAAGTCGTGGAGGTCATCACAATGGCAGCTTGGCCTTTATGGAGCACCTGAAGAGAAGCCACTCCATAAAATGCAGCCACCTGGAACATTTCTGAGCCTGCTGGGGTTTATCTGTGGTAGCTAGCCCTGGGGAAGAAGCAAGGGTTACGTGGCACGCTGACACCTGGCAAGGGGGTTTAACCTCTTCCCTCCCAAACACCACAAGGAAAGCCTTGTGAGCAGGGGCATCCCTGGCCAGCCAGGGGAGGACTATAGGAAACGGTGTGCTTGAATGGACCGTGCCTTCATAtagcagaatcacagaattatctAGGTTGGAAAGGGCCTTCAAcatcaccaagtccaaccatcaacctgacctactgagtgCCATCACTAAGCCACGTCCCTCAGTGTCACGTTACAGTGATATatccagggatggggaccccaccacctccctgggcagcccgttccaacACTCGGCCACCCTTTTGATGACTAAATTCATCCTagtatccaacctaaacctccccggcACAACTTAAAACCACTAAGAAAACCATGTAGGATTCTACATTGTGATTTCCACTTGGTCTTGTCAATATTGCACTGAACACTATTGTGCTTACACACCCTTCACATGGTTTGAAATTCAGGtagaataatttctttgtaCCTGTGTAACACCTTCTTCAAATCCCTTAATGACTTCTTGCCTGCCAATCTTGAACCTGAAAGGCTTGTTTCTGTCTCTGGAGGAATCAAACTTCTTCCCATTCTGCAGCATTCCTGCCAAAACAAGACAGTTTCAATCTGAGCTACACCTAAATTGAAGTGCTGAAAGGTAGAggggaaagaagtgaaaaattaGTGTCTTGGACGCATCAACTGTTCAGTTCCATTTTCACTTTGAAACCTCATCAGAAACGGACATGGCAGCTCCAAACAGTCCTTGTGGAGAACATGGGTGACCCCGGCCTGTTGCCATGTGTGGTCCAAAGCTCATGGCAGTCAACGGGAGCTTTCCTCTGACTACGAAGGGTGGGGATGTACATTCAGGTTTGGGAACTCTGAGCCAATTTGCTGCCAGTTAAACATATGCGTGCATACAGCAGTTCCTTTGCCTCGTTCCTGCAAATTTACACCAGAATTCCTAAAAGCCGTGTTTGGTACCTTGACTGTTAAACTTCTCTACTGGATTTACTCAGCAGTGCTAGAATAAAGTGTTACACAAATGGGGCCATTTCACACTGTGCAAGTGAAACTTCCTCACCCCGATACAGCTGTATGTGTTTCCTCCTTGcacacaaagaacagaaaagattctgcattcaaaaaaaagggaagggaagggaagggaagggaagggaagggaagggaagggaagggaagggaagggaagggaagggaagggaagggaagggaagggaagggaagggaagggaagggaagggaagggaagggaagggaagggaagggaagggaagggaagggaagggaagggaatagCAAGGACATTTATATGAATACTCCCTTAGCTCATTCCTTATATTGCCATACAGCCCCAAGACAGTCACAGCAACACCTTACTCGCTCATTTGGACAGACACAACACTGTTTCAACCTGTATATTATGAACATATGCACAGATTTTACAGCAAATGGACAAGCCTTTACAGGGCTCTACATCATTAGGTCTCCTCATTCTTTTTCAAACTGGTATTTATGATAGCTTTAAACTTAAGAGTAGTCAATAATTGCTCTTTCCAAATGTTACACGCTGAATATTGCAATGCTGGGCTGGTATTTATGCATTAgaataaatactttctttgtAATGCTGCAATGCCAGGGTGTTCTGGGCATATACAATGACCCTACTGTACAAGGTGCTGTAAAAAGAAACACCCATGAATAAGCAAGTATTTGGGAAAGTTTCTggttgaaaataattttatcaagGACAGGTTTGacagaaaatgctgagaaatactATATTTATGATTCAATATGAGAAAGACAGTCTTTCTGGTTTCCTTTCATTAAAGCAGTTATATTAACAGACCAGTTCAATGCATGAGTTTTTTCTCCTAGTGAAAAAATCATTAGTTATtgttcaaacaacaaaaaacggCACATTTGGCTTACTTAAAAAGCGCATCTTATGAATCAATGATAAATGTAAAGAGATGTGCcagaatgaaaaacaaggaCTGAAAGGGTAGGATTCACCTTATCTATCTTCATGTTTCCGGCTATTTTTGAGCTAATTACTCTGTTTCCCTCTATAAccaagtcagaaaaaaacaaatgcacttTTAGGGGGCAATTCATATGACCAAATCCAGAGATCTACATTAGGACACAAAGAATTGCATCCTAGCAGTGCCTACTTCTTTGCAGTGAATTGAAAAGAAGCCCAAACAACCAGCTCACACACAGATGTCTCCAAACTCAGTAGTAGTTAAATCAGTAATGATGGCGTTCTAGACTTGCAGCAATGGGTACAAAATATCGATTGTTCAAGTGGGGTTCCGTGTCCAGATGTTTCACAGCTGTACGAAAACCAAGTGACGTATTAAGGTCATTTAGCCGTTGACCAAATCCAACACTTGTCTAAGCTGGTGCTTCAGAGAAGAGGGTGGTGTAGACGACCTTAGGAGGGCAGTTATGGAATAACCAGCCCATAATTATGTTTCACAGCCTTCACCAGTAGTGTTTGTCAtattcctgatttttcttttttacagtaGAATAGTGAAGCATTTGATGTATTCTCTGCTGTAGGTACATACATATTGTGCAATATATCTGCTTGGTGATCTCCCAAAGCCCCTCCATGCAGCCTGGGATGCCAGGACAGCTGTCCTCTGGatacaaacaaacacagattcGTTTGGATGGTAGAAAAACAGCATGCATatgcaggagggcaggcaggaagAAGCAGCTCAGGGGGAACTCTCAGGCATATCATATAATCCTTTTTGAAGTATTTGATCTTAAAGAGCAGTCCTTTCTTacagcaattttgtttttaaacatatcaTAAAACCTTTTGTTTCTATGAAATGGAAGGAGACTATTAGAGAATCCCAATATTTTGTAGTTTTAATATTAAGTCTTTGTACTGCCATTAAATTCTGCATGTTCATAGTAGTGTGCAAACATTAATTATTCTTCACAGCAGCCCAAGGAGGTAGAAAGAGATGTTTATTACAAAATAGCCTCACTCTGGAAGTTTAGGTTCAGAGGCAAAGTTCCACAACACTTTAGCatgttttcactttgttttgtaaCTAAGCCTATTAAAATACTTAGCTTGAAGGTCTGATGGCTTACTAAAAACCACAGATCAAACTGGTGACAGAACCAGAACTAAACTTTGGAGAGCTTGCTAGTCGAATATATATCATATCAAAACTGATCTCATTTCACCATCAAAAGTCTATAGGAGACAGGCTTGTGGAAGAAAACaggcttctgttttctcctgtgtttaTGAGAACATCCTATTTTCAGCAATGGATGAAAAGTCATCAAGTGATGAATTCGGAAATGTAATCTCCTCTGCCACCAACCCACCTCATTGCTTTTGGAGGACAAATTGGGATGCAGAGTCAGATGCTGTGTATCTGCTGAAGCTCTGGCAAGAGGGTCAGTTTTTATATGACTGCCCTTTAAATGGACTTCGAGTTTAGAAATGAGTCAGAGTCCCCATGTGCCTTGGAGAAGATCCGATCCGGATTTAGATCTGAACTTTGAAGCCCATCTTTTTTatctctctgtttctgaaagttAGAGTCGACTCCTCAGCCTCCTGGGAGCTAAAAGAgcataatgttttattttctctcttgctaATGCAtcaattgattttctttttgtgaaaaaattGATTTGGTTAATATTCTTCAACAAGGATGGATGCCCATCTTCAGCCTGCAAGCACCTTTATTTATCTGGCTAacaacagggagaaaaaaaccccacacaatTGGGAACCGATCAATGACATTGTTTTGCAAAGTCAAAACTCCCTTGGCAATCAATAGGATGTTTGACTGAGCAAGGACATCTAGATGCCTACATGCTCACTTCTTATAATAACCTCAGATTCGATTCGGAAAGGTAGCAATCATTGCATCAAAATAATTAAGTGTACAAACTCATTCATCAGAATATTATGTGGATTTGAAAACAATCTGATATACGAGGTGTCCTCATCAACAACTGAGTGTTAAAAATCAGGTGGCTGTAGAAAAGCTCATTGAAGCTGAGGAAGTTTAAAGAATAGACAAATCTTTTTGTTAACGAACACAACCAGGGACAGGCGTGCCTGCATTACTCTTTTAACATGAATTACCTGAGGTCAGTCACCCTCAGCTTAAGACCACACCATTTAAGTTTATTCCCAGGGGAAAGGGCTAATGACACTGTCTGAACTTAATTTGTAAATTTTGAATCTTTTAGCCAGTTTCTACAAAGTCTGGCAGAGGAGTAGGGCTCATAATGACATAAAGATCCTATGCatgtcacaaaaataaatctgggtAGGAAACAGATCCTCTAAGAGCTTCTACCATGAGAAAGGCTCAATCGTTATTTGCTTTCAGACAATCTATGCTATGGAGGAGATGTTAGGAACAGTAGGAATGTTGTAGCCAGCCCACAGTCCGTTTCTTTTTACTGGGGGTTCCTTAACCTGAGAATAATTCAGCTGGGAATTCCACCAGCCACATAACACAAATCCATAGAGCCAGCCCAGCTATTTTGGTACCTAATTTACCCCTAAGGTTCCAACAAAACCATGCCGCAAACCATGCTCAGACCATCATCTATGCATTAGATGGATGGAGAGAGATAACACTGAAGGCCCTCCATAAATATCCAGTCAAATTTAAGTGCCTGAATCCAGTTAATGTATGAGGTGAGATGAATTCTGCTACTAACGTTAGCCATCGTTAGGTAGAAACTGAGTCTCAGTCTGTCACCTGGGCTACTTCTACAGTCAGTGGTGAAAGAGCAGTATCTCCAAGAATGATTCGCGCCATCCACATATATATCTTAGGACTACAACAACCTCCTGGAATTGTTGTA
It encodes the following:
- the FKBP1B gene encoding peptidyl-prolyl cis-trans isomerase FKBP1B codes for the protein MGVEIETISPGDGRTFPKKGQTCVVHYTGMLQNGKKFDSSRDRNKPFRFKIGRQEVIKGFEEGVTQMSLGQRAKLTCTPEMAYGATGHPGVIPPNATLLFDVELLRLE